The genomic window AACGACTACTATGCCACTATCCTTTTAATACATTCTTTTGAAGGTAATCTATTTTTGTGGTTAACAATTTATCAGCTTGTTCTAATTTGTTTATATCAGCCTGAATTGTTTTTCGATAATCTATTAAATAATCAACTCGTTCTTGCATACTAGTGCCCTGAATGCCAATCAAACTTTTGATGGGAATACCAATTTTTCGGATAATAATGATAACTTTAATCCAGTCGATATCCTCTTCTGTATAGCGGCGATAGCCATTTTTATTGCGCATAATTGGGCCAATAATTTCATTTTGTTCATAGAAACGTAAAGCTGCCTTTGATGTACCAACTAATTGGGCAGCTTGTTCTGCTGAAAAGGTCTGTTGATTCATGAATAATTCTCCTTGCTATAAAGTTTGCTTTATAGTTTATAATCAACTCAACTTAAAAGCAAGGAGAAATTGACATGACAAACAAAGTAGCATTAATTATTGGCGGAAATTCTGGCGTAGGGAAAAAGACTGCTCAAGATTTGACTCAAAAAAACTATCGAATTCTAATCGTGGGCCGAAATGAGCAAAAAGGGAAGCAAGTCGTTCAGCAGTTGAATCAACTCAATTCCAATTCACAAGTCTTTTTTCTGCAAGCTGATTTAAGTACTAAAGCTGCAGTTAATGATTTAGCTAAAAGACTTGCTGATCTGGTGGATCACATTGATGTACTCGTTAGTTCTGTGGGGATTTTGGAAGAGACGCAAGTGTTAACCGAAGAGGGATATGATCAAAATTTTGTTTTAAATTATTTAGCCCATTTTTGGTTAATAAACGCTTTATTACCATTATTAAAAAAATCTTCTCAAGGTCGGATACTATTGGTTGGAGCTTTGCCCATCATCATTCGCCATCTTAAAGTACAGGTACCGCAACCAGTTCCTAGTAAAGAAGGTTATAGTGGGATGGTGATTACCGGACAGGCACTGGCTGGTAGACTCTTACTAACAAAAAAATTATCCAAAAGATTGCAAGATACAAAAGTTACGGTAAATATCTTTCATCCGGGTAATATTCCAGACTCTGATTATGGTTCGACAAGCAGTAGTTTATTTCTGAATTTAATGGGTTCCTTGCTTGCTAAGTTATCGAAAAAAAATAGATCGATTGGTGCCCAACAACCGATCCTAAACTTGCCCAAACAAGTGGTCAATTCTTTAATGAATCGGGTAAATCTATCCCATTTCCGAGCCAATTTTCTGAAGAAATGGCTGATCAATGGTGGGCTGTTAGTCAAGGCTTATAAAAGCTCTTACGATAAAATATAGAAGAGAGTTTTTGGAAGTAGAAAATGGTAAAAGAATATATTGTAAAAGCAAGAAGTGGAATAAACATTCCAGTGAAGAAGGGGGGGAATTGAAATCATTTTTCTTGGCGAACATCAATCAGACCGTAAATGTGGTATTCAAGACTGAAAAAGAAGAGGTTACTCCATTCAACATAATGGCAAACTTATGGTCTTTTTTTCTACATGACTATGCAGTTTTAAGTACTCTAAAATAGATATATTGAGTGGATGACTTTAAGAAAATTGGGAATAAAATGATTATCAAATAATAATACCTCAGGAAAAATTGGAAAAATAAAACTTTTCACTTGCTCTGGAACTAGTTCCATCATTTATGCTGTTTATATAGAAAATAGTAAGAGACAAATTTTCCGAAAAACAGTGAAATGATCAGGAGGAGGAACAAGCGATGTTTACCAATTTGGAGATACAAGAAAATACAAGTAGACGATTCAACCATGTAAGATTGACGATTGAAGGGGCGAATGTGGTAATCAAGAGTTTAGCAGGTGATGATAGAGGACAGCAGGTAGTGATACCTATTAATAAGCTGGAGTCGCAGGTCTTTGATTTATATTGGGGTGGCCAAAGGTGGTCCTTTGAGTTTTCAGGAGTTACCTGGACAGTCTTTGAAATTGGCTTAGGATTATTTGAATATATTAAGAAAAATTTGCCTGAGAAGGTAGCATCCTAGTTTTTAGTAGATGGATATATCTAGCTAAAAAAGCCTTGATGGGTATCATAATCAATCAAGGCTTTTACAAGTTAGAGATTTACTAAATTGACTACATTATTTTTTTCTACCTATACTGTTAACTCAAACTGTTAACTCAAGTAGATTCCCTTCTGGATCAGAGACAACTGCTTCATAGTAGCCATCGCCAGTCCAACGTGGTCCATTTAGAATTTCGAACCCATCGTTGATAAACTGAGTGGCCATTCTATCAACATCAGCAACTTCACCAACTTTAATTGCTAGGTGGGCAAAACCGAAAGCCAAATTATTGGCTGCTGCAAGCCCTTCTTTATGTTGGATTTCCAATCGCGCGCCATCTTCAAAGTTTAAGAAATAAGAACGGAAACCTGTTTTAGGGTTATGATATAGTTCAGTTGACGTTACATCAAAGTATTTTGTATAAAAAGCCTTCATTTCTTCTAAATTATTTACCCAAAGTCCGACATGTTCGATTTTCATATTGAATTACCTTCTTTCATTATATTCGATAAAAGTTTATTATAAAGTAACTATATTCTATGGAACGCGTTCCAAGTCAAGGGGAAAAGGGGAGTATAAAAAATGGCGACTATCTCAGATATTGCAAAAATTGCAGGAGTATCAAAAACAACAGTATCCAGAGTGTTAAATTCAGAAAAATATGTGTCAGATGACTTAAGAGCACGAGTTAAAACAGTTGCTGATGAGCTAGGATATATTCCTAATGGCAATGCAATCAGTCTTAGTACCGGGAAGACCAACACATTAGGAATCTTATTACCTGCTAACGATTATTGCTACGATGAGTTGGTCAATTCTATTTTGTTGAATGCGAAAGAAAAGAATTATCGTGTAATGGTTCTGCCGAGTTATTACGAAACAATGGCAGAACAAGCGTATTATGAGATGTTTAGAATGAAAGTTGTTGATGGTTTGATCCTTGCTTCCACCAATACACCAGAAGAAATTACAGAAAAACTACAGAATTATGGGAAAATAGTCTCTGCTGAGAAATTGGAAAATACGGATATTTCAATGATTTATCCAGATAGAAAAAAAGGGTATCAAACCTTATTTGCTCATTTAAAATCAACAGAAAAAAAGGATGTTGTTTTTACATTAGAAAGAGATCCTAAGGTTAGTAAAAGTTCAAGATATAAAATAAATGCGTATAAAGAATATTTTGATGAACCAATTGAGAACGAAAATTATTTCGTTGGAATCAAAGGGTTTATAGAAGGATACGAATGGGCCAAACAAACTTTTTC from Enterococcus sp. 9E7_DIV0242 includes these protein-coding regions:
- a CDS encoding MerR family transcriptional regulator, whose product is MNQQTFSAEQAAQLVGTSKAALRFYEQNEIIGPIMRNKNGYRRYTEEDIDWIKVIIIIRKIGIPIKSLIGIQGTSMQERVDYLIDYRKTIQADINKLEQADKLLTTKIDYLQKNVLKG
- a CDS encoding SDR family NAD(P)-dependent oxidoreductase; this translates as MTNKVALIIGGNSGVGKKTAQDLTQKNYRILIVGRNEQKGKQVVQQLNQLNSNSQVFFLQADLSTKAAVNDLAKRLADLVDHIDVLVSSVGILEETQVLTEEGYDQNFVLNYLAHFWLINALLPLLKKSSQGRILLVGALPIIIRHLKVQVPQPVPSKEGYSGMVITGQALAGRLLLTKKLSKRLQDTKVTVNIFHPGNIPDSDYGSTSSSLFLNLMGSLLAKLSKKNRSIGAQQPILNLPKQVVNSLMNRVNLSHFRANFLKKWLINGGLLVKAYKSSYDKI
- a CDS encoding VOC family protein, encoding MKIEHVGLWVNNLEEMKAFYTKYFDVTSTELYHNPKTGFRSYFLNFEDGARLEIQHKEGLAAANNLAFGFAHLAIKVGEVADVDRMATQFINDGFEILNGPRWTGDGYYEAVVSDPEGNLLELTV
- a CDS encoding LacI family DNA-binding transcriptional regulator; its protein translation is MATISDIAKIAGVSKTTVSRVLNSEKYVSDDLRARVKTVADELGYIPNGNAISLSTGKTNTLGILLPANDYCYDELVNSILLNAKEKNYRVMVLPSYYETMAEQAYYEMFRMKVVDGLILASTNTPEEITEKLQNYGKIVSAEKLENTDISMIYPDRKKGYQTLFAHLKSTEKKDVVFTLERDPKVSKSSRYKINAYKEYFDEPIENENYFVGIKGFIEGYEWAKQTFSTREIPEVIYTSGDQIAAGVIKALNEQQVYHGQEYEIIGEGNTPYSQSMDFSSVDFRLHEIGKELVEFMLSDAERKVKSYEPQFHFRYD